CATAATTGGGGGCTAACTCTTCAATGACGTGTTGGCTAACGGCCAGTTCCCATTCGATACGTTCGGCGGAGATGGCGGCCAGGTTAACGTGGTTGACGGTGTGGCTGCCCACTTCCATGCCCTGGTTCACCAGAAATTGCACTTTGGATTTGGCCCATTTGGGCTGCCCAAAAATAGAGACGTAGTCGGCGTTGTCGCTGCCCAACACAAAAAAGGTGGCGCGGATCGGCCAATCGTCGGGGTGTCCGTTGTGGAAATTCAAAATGATGCCCACGGCGCTATCGGCGTCAATGGTGTGGTCGTCTAATACCCGAAATTGGCTGATGTCGGAGTCGTCAAAGGTCAAAACGATGGGTTTTTTCCCGGCCGGCACATTGGGCAGACCCCGCCCCACATCGGCAAAGTTGACCGGGTAGTAGCCGGACTGGTAGAGGCGTTGCAAGTCGGCCCGGAAGTTGGCCGGGGTCCGCTGAAAGCGCAGTTCCGGGTAGCCGAGGCGGTGGTATTCCAACACCATAATTTTGCCCAGTTCATTGGCTTCGGCAAAGAAGGGCTGGAGCGCAGTCTGTTCTGGCGTGGGTAGCGGGCGGGAGCGCTGTCCTTCGCTCAACACTATGCCCCGTGAGGGCGTTGCCGTGACAAAAATAATCCCCGGCGGCGCAGGCGCAGCCGTTTCGTTAAGCTGGACAATGCGGCAACTCAACAGAACCAGGCCCAAAACGCTCAGGAGTAACCAGACTGGTTTGGTGATAGCAGGAGGTCTAAAATGGACAGGCTCATGGCCTGGAAGCAATCTTTTCACCTAGTTATTGTAAAGTAAAAACAGGAAATTGTAAATTTGGGCGGACGCACATCCCCCATTTTTCTCCCGGCACTCTATCGAACAAATCAATTCTCGTCAAATCAACCTTAACCCTAAAAAGAAAAGCCCCGTTCTGTGAATACGGGGCCTTTGGG
This region of Anaerolineae bacterium genomic DNA includes:
- a CDS encoding polysaccharide deacetylase family protein → MLPGHEPVHFRPPAITKPVWLLLSVLGLVLLSCRIVQLNETAAPAPPGIIFVTATPSRGIVLSEGQRSRPLPTPEQTALQPFFAEANELGKIMVLEYHRLGYPELRFQRTPANFRADLQRLYQSGYYPVNFADVGRGLPNVPAGKKPIVLTFDDSDISQFRVLDDHTIDADSAVGIILNFHNGHPDDWPIRATFFVLGSDNADYVSIFGQPKWAKSKVQFLVNQGMEVGSHTVNHVNLAAISAERIEWELAVSQHVIEELAPNYEVQSLSVPYGEFPYTMDFLKAGQWGDYAYTYTGNAAAWGGPGVSPFDSAFNPYRVARLEVTADALNHWLTHFEQNPQAYYVSDGDPGRVTAPEVEAVVQE